Genomic DNA from Nocardioides aquaticus:
CTCGTCGGGGGTGGCGTCGACGTGGTCGCGTTCCTGCTGCTGGCGCGGCTGCTGAGGATCGAGGAGGTCTCGGCGGTCACCGGGCTCGTGACCGGCCGGCTGCCCGCGCGCCTGGTCCCGGGACGCCGCCGGTGAGCGGGCCTACGATGGGCCTCCCGACGACCTCGCGCACGACGAGGGGACCAGCGGCACCGCAGGGAGGACGACGACGACCGTGACCGGCGCCTTCCGTCCCGGCGACGTCCTCGCACGCCGCTACCGCCTCGTCGACCTGCTGGTCGAGAGCGGCAGCGGACGCTTCTGGCGTGCGCACGACCTCGTGCTGGACCGCCACGTGGCGCTGCACACCATCGCCGCGGACGACGCCCGGTCCCAGGCCCTGCTCGACGCCGCGCGCGCCTCGACCGCCGTGGCCGACCGGCGCCTGCTGCGGGTGCTCGACGCCGCGGTCGACGACGACGTCTGCTACGTCGTCAACGAGTGGGGCTCGGGGGTCTCGCTGGACATCCTGGTCGGTGGCGGCCAGGTGCTCGCCCCCCGCCACGCCGCCTGGGTCGTCGCGCAGGTGGCCGACAGCGTGGCCCGCGCCCACGCCGCCGGGATCGGCCACGGTCGGCTGGCACCCGAGAACGTGCTGGTCGACCGGCACGGCCAGGTCCGCGTGATCGGGCTGTGCGTCGACGCCGCGCTGCACGGCGTCCCCCACGACCGCACCTCGACCGACGTGACGGACCTGGCCGGTCTGCTCTACTGCGCGCTGACCGCGAGCTGGGCCGGTGCGTCGGCCTCCGACGTCCGGGCGGCTCCGGTCGAGCACGGGCACGTGCTGCGGCCCCGCCGGGTCCGCGCCGGCGTGCCGCGACCGCTCGACCAGCTCTGCGACCTGGTCCTGCACCCCCACCTCGACACCCGGGGCCGCCTGGACGTCACGGCCGCCGGGATCGCCGAGCGGCTGGTCGAGTTCGTCGGCGACGAGGCCGGCCTCACCGACGCGCTGGTCGCGACCCTGCCCCCCGTGCGCGAGCGGTTCCCGACGTCCCTGCCCCCGGTGCCCGAGATCCCCGCGCGCCCGGACCCCCCCGAGGACGAGGCCGAGGCCGACACCGCGTCCGTCGCCGCGGTCGCGGACCTGCCCACCGAGGCGGCGCTCCCGGCGTACGACGCCGACGAGGACACCACGGACGGCACGGGTGCCGGGACGGACACCGGCCGCAGCGGCGGGAGCAGCGGTGCGCGCCGCGCCCGACGTACGCCCGGCCCGCCCCCACCGCGCCCGCCGGACCCGCCCTCACGGCCGCTCTTCGCCCCCGACCCCCTGACGGCACCCCCGTGCGCCGCTCCCGGCGGGCCGCCACGACCACTGCGGTCGGGGCCGGCGGGGCGGGCGCTGGTGCGACCGCCGGTGCGACCGCTGGTGCGGGCAACCCCACCGGGTCGACCTACTGGCCCTGGGACACCGGGCAGGGCGACCCGGCGGACTCGACCGGCTCGGGCGTGCTGCCGGCCGTCCAGGAACCGGTGCCCGGGCGCCGCTCCCAGCGGGTCGGCATCGTGATCGCCCTGCTCGTGCTGGTCCTGGTCGCCGCGGTGGTGGCCTACAACCTCGGCCGCGGGCGCACGCCCCTGGGTGCGGAGCCCGAGGCGTCGGCCACCCCGACGCCCAGCGCCGCCGCCGCCCCCGAGCCGGTCGCCGTCGAGGGTCTGACGGCGAGCCTGCTCGACCCCCAGGGCGGGGGCTCGGAGGACGACGGCGAGGCGCCGCTGGCCGTCGACGACGACCCGGCGACCGGCTGGTCGACCCTGACCTACTTCCAGCAGCTCGGCCCGGGTGGCCTCAAGACGGGCCTGGGCCTGACGATCGACCTCGGCGAGGAGCGTGACGTCGCCGCGGTCGACCTCGCCTTCGACGGCGCGCCCACCAGCGCCACCGTCTTCACCTCCGACACCCCCCGACCGGGGTGGACGGCCTCACCGCCGTGGCGTCCGTCGACGGCGCCGGGCCGGAGGCCGGCCTCGACCTCGAGGAGCCGGTCGCGGCCCGCTACCTGGTGGTCTGGCTGACCGCGCTCCCGCCCGTCGAGGGCGGGTTCTCCGGCGGGCTGCGCGACGTCGCGGTGTCGGAGGTCCCCCGTGGGTGAGGACCGGGCCGGCCGTGAGCCCGGGGCGCCCGGTGCCTGAGCCGTCCGGGGGACGGGCCGGCAGCTGGGCGGACCCCCGTGACGACGCGACGCTGCTCGCCGCGCACGTCGCCGGTGACAGCGAGGCCTTCGGGGTGCTGGTCCGCCGCCACCAGGACCGGCTCTGGGCGGTCGCGCTGCGCACCTGCGGACACCCGGAGGACGCCGCCGACGCGCTCCAGGACGCCCTGGTCGCGGCCCACCGCCGCGCCGCGACCTTCCGGGGGGAGGCCGCGGTCACCACGTGGCTGCACCGCGTCGTCGTCAACGCGTGCCTCGACCGGCTCCGGGCCGCGAAGGTCCGCCGCACCGACCCGCTGCCCGACGACGTGGTGGACCGGCCCGGGACCACCACGGGCACCGGGTCCGCGCCCGCCTCGGGCACCGGGACCGCGGACCCTGCGGCCGCCGCCGTGACCACGGACCGTCGGCGTCGGGTGGTCGAGGCGCTGGCCACCCTGCCGGCGCCCCAGCGCGCCGCGGTCGTCCTGGTGGACCTGGAGGGCTACTCGATGGCCGAGGCGGCCGAGGTGCTCGACTGCGCCGTCGGCACCGTGAAGTCACGCTGCTCGCGCGGACGCGCGAGCCTGGCGACGCTGCTCCGGCCGCTGCTCGACGACGCCGAGGACGAGCCGGACCGCCCGATCCCCCGGGGACGGAACCACCCGGCCTCCCGGCACGTCCCATCCACGCCCCCACGAGGGCCCCCGACCCAGGCCTAGGCACGCCCGACGGGCCGAGGCCCTCCGGGGCCCGCCCCGCCCCTGCCGCGGGGCCTGGGACGATGGTCCGCCCGCACCCCGCCGTCCCGTGCCCGTCCCCTGTCCGTCCCTGTCCGTCCTCGTCCACGTCCGCTGCCCACCGGAGGAACCCCGTGCCCGACCGTGACCCGACGCCCCGTGAGGAGGCGGCCCTGCGCCGCCTGCTCCGGGACGCGCGCCACGACGGACCCGTCCCGCCCGAGGTCGCCGCACGGACCGAGGAGACGCTGGCGTCGTTGGGCGCCGGCCAGGCCACGACCGCACCCGCGGTGCACGGTGGCGCCGACCACCACCGCCGCCGCCGGGTCGCGACGGCGCTGCTCGTCGCCGCCGTCAGCGTCGTGGTCGTCGGCATCGGCACCGGCCAGGTCCTGCGACCGGCCAGCGACCAGGCGTCGGGCGGTGCCGCGTCCGAGAGCGCCGGCAGCGCCGCCCGGGACACCCCTCCCGACCGGGCCGGGTCCGAGGACGAGGCCGCGCAGGAGAGCACCGACGAGCTCGACACCCTCTCGGAGCCGTCCGGCGAACCCGACGGCGCCGGCCGTCGTGACGTCGCGGTCGAGCGGCTCGCCCTCGTCGACGACCCGCCGGCCGTCCGGGAGACGCGGTTCGCCCGCGACGTGAGGCGGGTCCGCGCCCTGCAGCAGGTCGAGCGCGGCGAGCGGTCGTCGCCCGAGGCGCAGGACGGGGCCGGGCTCCCGGCCCGGGACCCCGCCCCGGGGTTCACCTGCGCGCAAGCCGACTTCGGCCCGGGCCGACCGGTGGCGGTCCGCTACGAGGAGGCGCCCGCCGTCCTCGTGCTCCGCCCGGCCACCCGGGCCACGCAGGTCGCGGACCTGGTCGAGTGCCGCAGCGGCGACGTGCTCCGCTCCGTCACCCTCCCCCGCTGACCCGTCACCCGTCCGCCCGGACGCACCTGGCCACACCGGGCCCGGGAACACCCGGGCCCTACGATCGGTTGGGACCAGCGACGGCCCGCTCCCCCGCGGCGCCGCGCCCGCCGTACCAGTCGAGGAGAGAGACGCCTGTCATGAGCGACCCCCGCAACGTGATCATCATCGGCTCGGGACCGGCCGGCTACACCGCCGCCGTGTACGCCGCTCGTGCCAACCTGAAGCCGCTGGTCCTCGAGGGCTCGGTGACGGCCGGTGGTGCCCTGATGAACACCACCGAGGTGGAGAACTTCCCGGGCTTCCGCAGCGGCATCATGGGCCCGGCCCTGATGGACGAGATGCGGGCGCAGGCCGAGCGCTTCGGCGCCGAGCTGCTGCCCGACGACGCGACCGAGGTCGACCTGACCGGCGCGCTGAAGACCGTGACGACCGCCACCGAGACCTACCAGGCGCGCGCGGTGATCCTGGCGACCGGCTCGG
This window encodes:
- the sigM gene encoding RNA polymerase sigma factor SigM codes for the protein MPEPSGGRAGSWADPRDDATLLAAHVAGDSEAFGVLVRRHQDRLWAVALRTCGHPEDAADALQDALVAAHRRAATFRGEAAVTTWLHRVVVNACLDRLRAAKVRRTDPLPDDVVDRPGTTTGTGSAPASGTGTADPAAAAVTTDRRRRVVEALATLPAPQRAAVVLVDLEGYSMAEAAEVLDCAVGTVKSRCSRGRASLATLLRPLLDDAEDEPDRPIPRGRNHPASRHVPSTPPRGPPTQA
- a CDS encoding protein kinase family protein, with protein sequence MTGAFRPGDVLARRYRLVDLLVESGSGRFWRAHDLVLDRHVALHTIAADDARSQALLDAARASTAVADRRLLRVLDAAVDDDVCYVVNEWGSGVSLDILVGGGQVLAPRHAAWVVAQVADSVARAHAAGIGHGRLAPENVLVDRHGQVRVIGLCVDAALHGVPHDRTSTDVTDLAGLLYCALTASWAGASASDVRAAPVEHGHVLRPRRVRAGVPRPLDQLCDLVLHPHLDTRGRLDVTAAGIAERLVEFVGDEAGLTDALVATLPPVRERFPTSLPPVPEIPARPDPPEDEAEADTASVAAVADLPTEAALPAYDADEDTTDGTGAGTDTGRSGGSSGARRARRTPGPPPPRPPDPPSRPLFAPDPLTAPPCAAPGGPPRPLRSGPAGRALVRPPVRPLVRATPPGRPTGPGTPGRATRRTRPARACCRPSRNRCPGAAPSGSAS